Proteins encoded together in one Micromonospora auratinigra window:
- a CDS encoding cellulose-binding domain-containing protein: MIDRQRRSAWWISGVTAATLAATGVVVTANAAQAAAGCRVDYAVTAQWSGGFTANVNLTNLGDPLSAWTVTWAFGAGQTVGQGWSATFSQSGSTVRASNVDYNGSLATNATTSFGFNGSWNNSSNPVPAGFAVNGVTCTGGVTPSSPGSSPTGSPTTGPSPTTSPSPTSPPPSTPPPTTGAIYAAPGGSAGAAGTQSNPTTLASAITRVGAGGTIYLRGGVYNLAQTVTIAAGNNGTAGARRTLSAYPGETPVLNFSAMTEDPANRGLAVNGSYWRVYGLVVERAGDNGIYVGGSNNIIERTVTRYNRDTGLQLGRISSDTPRDQWPANNLVLSAESHDNADSDGEDADGFAAKLTVGTGNVFRYAVSHHNIDDGWDLYTKTDTGAIGPVTIEYSLAYDNGTLSNGTVNANGDRNGYKLGGDGIAVNHVVRHNIAYRNGKHGFTYNSNPGSMTISNNLGVDNTQRNFSFDAGTSVFRNNVSCRSTSSGTNDKTVGDADGSNQFWTGANGSRCASYSGALGWSFAADGRLVVTLGGRVVSL; this comes from the coding sequence ATGATCGATCGACAGCGGCGCAGCGCGTGGTGGATCTCCGGGGTCACGGCGGCCACGCTCGCCGCCACAGGCGTCGTGGTAACCGCGAACGCCGCCCAGGCGGCGGCCGGCTGCCGGGTCGACTACGCGGTGACCGCGCAGTGGTCCGGCGGCTTCACCGCCAACGTCAACCTGACCAACCTGGGCGATCCGCTCAGCGCCTGGACGGTCACCTGGGCGTTCGGCGCCGGACAGACCGTCGGCCAGGGCTGGAGCGCCACCTTCAGCCAGAGCGGCAGCACCGTCCGGGCGTCGAACGTGGACTACAACGGCTCACTCGCCACCAACGCCACCACCTCCTTCGGCTTCAACGGCAGCTGGAACAACAGCAGCAACCCGGTGCCGGCCGGCTTCGCGGTCAACGGGGTCACCTGCACCGGCGGCGTCACCCCGAGCAGCCCCGGCAGCTCGCCGACCGGCTCGCCCACCACCGGCCCGTCCCCCACCACCAGCCCCTCCCCCACCAGCCCGCCGCCGAGCACCCCACCCCCGACCACCGGCGCGATCTACGCCGCACCCGGCGGCAGCGCCGGCGCCGCCGGCACCCAGTCGAACCCGACCACGCTCGCCTCGGCGATCACCCGGGTCGGCGCGGGCGGCACCATCTACCTGCGCGGCGGGGTCTACAACCTGGCCCAGACGGTGACCATCGCGGCGGGCAACAACGGCACCGCCGGCGCCCGCAGGACCCTGTCGGCGTACCCGGGTGAGACGCCGGTGTTGAACTTCTCCGCGATGACCGAGGACCCGGCGAACCGGGGGCTCGCCGTGAACGGGTCGTACTGGCGGGTCTACGGGCTGGTGGTGGAGCGGGCCGGCGACAACGGGATCTACGTCGGCGGCAGCAACAACATCATCGAGCGCACGGTCACCCGCTACAACCGGGACACCGGCCTGCAACTGGGCCGGATCTCCTCGGACACGCCACGCGACCAGTGGCCGGCCAACAACCTGGTGCTGAGCGCCGAGTCGCACGACAACGCCGACTCCGACGGTGAGGACGCCGACGGGTTCGCCGCGAAGCTCACCGTCGGCACCGGCAACGTCTTCCGCTACGCCGTGTCGCACCACAACATCGACGACGGGTGGGACCTCTACACCAAGACCGACACCGGCGCGATCGGCCCGGTGACGATCGAGTACTCGCTGGCCTACGACAACGGCACCCTGAGCAACGGCACGGTCAACGCCAACGGCGACCGCAACGGCTACAAGCTCGGCGGCGACGGGATCGCGGTCAACCACGTCGTGCGGCACAACATCGCCTACCGGAACGGCAAGCACGGGTTCACGTACAACAGCAACCCGGGCTCGATGACGATCTCGAACAACCTCGGCGTCGACAACACCCAGCGCAACTTCTCCTTCGACGCCGGCACCTCGGTGTTCCGCAACAACGTCTCGTGCCGCAGCACCAGCAGCGGCACGAACGACAAGACCGTCGGGGACGCCGACGGCTCGAACCAGTTCTGGACCGGCGCCAACGGGTCGAGGTGCGCCTCGTACAGCGGCGCCCTCGGGTGGTCCTTCGCCGCCGACGGTCGCCTGGTGGTGACCCTCGGCGGGCGGGTGGTCAGCCTGTAA
- a CDS encoding WD40 repeat domain-containing protein, with product MQRLPRPVSWIVAAVGAAVLTGAGPLLTPARAAAAPVAGRPATPLCQVRDPRLTELSGLAVTATGFVVVNDGADEESHRRIFFLDRDCRVTRAVRYPSRPRDTEDLALAPDGTSWVADIGDNDRSRQTVGLWRLAPGRARPQLYRLSYPDGPHDAEALLLTPDGRPLLVTKQGGAAGVYAPARDLVPGATVPMVRRGEVRLPGTDTSNPFGFLGRAVVTGGAVAPDGRRVVLRTYADAFEFDVPDGDVVAALTGGTPRVVPLPDEPQGESVGYTPDGRSLVTVSERTDGPAGARPVVLRYPLPDPPPPSPATTAPSRPTGTPAGGAPASGAASRGSDGRPRVPLVVLLIGAALVAVGGLALWRERVARR from the coding sequence GTGCAGAGGCTGCCGCGCCCGGTGTCGTGGATCGTCGCCGCCGTCGGCGCGGCCGTGCTGACCGGGGCGGGCCCGCTGCTCACGCCGGCGCGGGCCGCGGCGGCGCCGGTCGCCGGCCGGCCCGCCACCCCGCTGTGCCAGGTACGCGACCCGCGGCTGACCGAGCTCTCCGGGCTGGCCGTCACCGCGACCGGGTTCGTGGTGGTGAACGACGGCGCGGACGAGGAGTCGCACCGGCGGATCTTCTTCCTCGACCGGGACTGCCGGGTGACGCGCGCGGTGCGGTACCCGTCGCGCCCGCGCGACACCGAGGACCTGGCGCTCGCGCCCGACGGCACCAGCTGGGTCGCCGACATCGGCGACAACGACCGGAGTCGGCAGACCGTCGGCCTGTGGCGGCTCGCGCCCGGCCGGGCCCGGCCCCAGCTGTACCGGCTCAGCTACCCGGACGGCCCGCACGACGCCGAGGCGCTCCTGCTGACCCCCGACGGGCGGCCGTTGCTCGTGACGAAGCAGGGCGGCGCGGCCGGCGTCTACGCCCCCGCCCGGGACCTGGTGCCCGGCGCGACGGTGCCGATGGTGCGGCGGGGCGAGGTGCGGCTGCCCGGCACGGACACGAGCAACCCGTTCGGCTTCCTCGGCCGGGCCGTGGTCACCGGCGGTGCGGTCGCCCCCGACGGGCGGCGGGTGGTGCTGCGCACCTACGCCGACGCGTTCGAGTTCGACGTCCCCGACGGTGACGTGGTCGCCGCGCTGACCGGGGGGACGCCGCGGGTCGTCCCGCTGCCCGACGAGCCGCAGGGCGAGTCCGTCGGCTACACCCCGGACGGCCGGTCCCTGGTCACCGTCTCGGAGCGCACGGACGGGCCGGCCGGCGCCCGGCCGGTGGTGCTGCGCTACCCGTTGCCCGACCCGCCGCCCCCGTCGCCCGCCACCACCGCCCCGTCCCGCCCCACCGGTACGCCCGCGGGCGGCGCCCCGGCGTCCGGCGCGGCCTCCCGGGGGTCGGACGGTCGGCCCCGGGTACCCCTGGTGGTGCTGCTGATCGGGGCCGCTCTGGTGGCGGTGGGCGGGCTGGCCCTGTGGCGGGAGCGCGTGGCGCGCCGCTGA
- a CDS encoding ATP-binding protein produces the protein MSSDTFGGLLRRHRLRARLTQEALAEAAEVSSRSVRDIERGGSRAPRPRTVERLATALGLVGDERDAFLRHGARLFWAARSGEPEPVEPPGSDRRAAAPARADRAAAAPAGVDRRADPPAGADPGADEPAGPWPVRQLPTDTADFVGREAELAEVREAVDGGCALVAVSGPPGVGKTAFALHAAHLLADRFPDGQLFVRVGDRSAADAGATELLARLLRTVGVSGQALPTGTDERAALLRHRLAGRRVLLVLDDVAGHADVEPVLPPAGSAVLVTSRLPLTGLPGVRALDLAPLTDEAGIALLSRVAGTDRVRGEALAARELIAVCGGLPLAVRIVAARLAARPHWTVGGLTRRLTDDRVRLDEFRYGDLAVRPHLQLAHEGLTPAAARAFALLGGLPVPSFPEWAVSALLDVDLARGAVVLDELLDARLVDAVGLDHADQPRFRLHEITRLYARECQERQVTAADSAAALSRVAEGWLALARHARQHLRCETFQLDDPGLPAALDAPAVAELAARRPIDWFEAERPVLTALVVACASAGLAATARCLVGCATDFYASRAYYEDWQRATLAALDACRDAGDRAGEAALTRSLGSCLIEVAAPEEAAAVLRTARGLALAVDDRAGAATARKDLGFILGLSGALDEAEGELRAAADELALVGNPGTAIALTNLAFVQQQRGNAAAALETSEAALLVARTGDSPITEAFALRRLSSTRLENGRVAEAQQAARRAVELFQWSGDAIGAAQSMRALGEALARDPARRAEAEQVFARAADLFRERGHRWGLALTELSLGELEATHDGPAAVERLRRALHYWTEESVPALRARTLVALAVASESDDPVAAAEFRAEAAQVRRQLGS, from the coding sequence ATGAGTTCCGATACCTTTGGTGGCCTGCTCCGGCGGCATCGGCTGCGGGCCCGGCTGACCCAGGAAGCGTTGGCCGAGGCGGCGGAGGTCAGCTCTCGATCGGTCCGGGACATCGAGCGGGGCGGCAGCCGTGCGCCGCGACCCCGTACCGTCGAGCGCCTCGCCACCGCCCTCGGGCTGGTCGGCGACGAGCGGGACGCGTTCCTCCGCCACGGTGCCAGGCTGTTCTGGGCCGCCCGCTCCGGCGAGCCGGAGCCGGTGGAGCCGCCCGGGAGCGACCGGCGCGCCGCCGCGCCCGCCCGGGCCGACCGGGCAGCCGCCGCGCCGGCCGGAGTCGACCGGCGGGCCGACCCGCCGGCCGGGGCCGACCCGGGGGCCGACGAGCCGGCCGGACCGTGGCCGGTGCGCCAGCTGCCCACCGACACCGCCGACTTCGTCGGCCGGGAGGCCGAACTGGCGGAGGTACGGGAGGCGGTCGACGGCGGCTGCGCGCTGGTGGCCGTCTCGGGGCCGCCCGGCGTCGGCAAGACGGCGTTCGCCCTGCACGCCGCGCACCTGCTCGCAGACCGCTTCCCGGACGGCCAGCTGTTCGTCCGGGTCGGCGACCGGTCCGCCGCCGACGCCGGCGCCACCGAGCTGCTGGCCCGGTTGCTGCGCACGGTCGGGGTCAGCGGCCAGGCCCTGCCCACCGGGACGGACGAGCGGGCCGCGCTGCTGCGCCACCGGCTCGCCGGCCGACGGGTGCTGCTGGTGCTCGACGACGTGGCCGGCCATGCGGACGTCGAACCGGTCCTGCCGCCGGCCGGCTCGGCGGTGCTGGTGACCAGCCGCCTGCCGCTGACCGGCCTGCCCGGCGTGCGGGCGCTCGACCTGGCTCCACTCACCGACGAGGCCGGGATCGCGCTGCTGTCGCGGGTGGCCGGCACCGACCGGGTACGCGGCGAGGCGCTGGCCGCCCGGGAGCTGATCGCCGTCTGCGGCGGCCTGCCCCTGGCGGTACGGATCGTCGCCGCGCGGCTCGCGGCCCGGCCACACTGGACGGTGGGGGGACTCACCCGGCGGCTGACCGACGACCGGGTGCGGCTGGACGAGTTCCGCTACGGCGACCTGGCGGTCCGCCCGCACCTGCAGCTCGCCCACGAGGGGCTGACGCCGGCGGCCGCCCGGGCCTTCGCGCTGCTCGGCGGGCTGCCGGTGCCGTCCTTCCCGGAGTGGGCGGTGAGCGCGCTGCTGGACGTGGACCTGGCGCGGGGCGCCGTGGTGCTGGACGAGCTGCTGGACGCCCGGCTGGTCGACGCCGTCGGGCTCGACCACGCCGACCAGCCGCGGTTCCGGCTGCACGAGATCACCCGGCTGTACGCCCGCGAGTGCCAGGAGCGGCAGGTCACCGCCGCCGACAGCGCGGCGGCGCTGTCCCGGGTGGCCGAGGGCTGGTTGGCGCTGGCCCGGCACGCCCGGCAGCACCTGCGGTGCGAGACCTTCCAGCTCGACGACCCCGGCCTGCCGGCGGCCCTCGACGCCCCGGCCGTCGCCGAGCTGGCCGCGCGCCGGCCGATCGACTGGTTCGAGGCCGAGCGGCCGGTGCTGACCGCGCTGGTGGTCGCCTGCGCCTCGGCCGGCCTGGCCGCCACGGCCCGCTGCCTGGTCGGCTGCGCCACCGACTTCTACGCGTCCCGGGCCTACTACGAGGACTGGCAGCGGGCCACGCTCGCCGCGCTGGACGCCTGTCGGGACGCCGGTGACCGGGCGGGGGAGGCGGCGTTGACCCGCAGCCTCGGCAGCTGCCTGATCGAGGTGGCCGCGCCGGAGGAGGCGGCCGCCGTCCTCCGCACGGCGCGCGGCCTCGCCCTGGCGGTCGACGACCGGGCCGGCGCCGCCACCGCCCGCAAGGACCTGGGCTTCATCCTCGGGCTCAGCGGGGCCCTCGACGAGGCCGAGGGGGAGCTGCGGGCGGCCGCCGACGAACTGGCCCTGGTGGGCAACCCGGGCACCGCGATCGCCCTGACCAACCTCGCCTTCGTGCAGCAGCAGCGCGGCAACGCGGCCGCGGCGCTGGAGACGAGCGAGGCCGCGCTGCTCGTCGCCCGCACCGGGGACAGCCCGATCACCGAGGCGTTCGCGCTGCGCCGGCTCTCCAGCACCCGGCTGGAGAACGGACGGGTCGCCGAGGCGCAGCAGGCGGCCCGCCGCGCGGTCGAGCTCTTCCAGTGGTCCGGTGACGCCATCGGCGCCGCGCAGAGCATGCGGGCGCTCGGTGAGGCGCTCGCCCGGGACCCGGCGCGGCGGGCCGAGGCCGAGCAGGTGTTCGCCCGCGCGGCGGACCTGTTCCGGGAACGTGGGCACCGCTGGGGCCTGGCGCTGACCGAGTTGAGCCTCGGCGAGCTGGAGGCGACCCACGACGGGCCGGCGGCGGTCGAGCGGCTGCGCCGGGCGCTGCACTACTGGACCGAGGAGTCGGTGCCCGCGTTGCGGGCGCGTACACTCGTCGCGCTCGCGGTGGCGTCCGAATCGGACGATCCGGTGGCCGCCGCCGAGTTCCGTGCCGAGGCCGCGCAGGTACGGCGGCAACTGGGGAGCTGA
- a CDS encoding ATP-binding protein → MFSRIAIVNRGEAAMRLIHAVRELAAETGARIETVALHTDVDRTATFVREADVAYEIGPASARPYLDLARLERALVATRADAAWVGWGFVAEDPAFAELCEKIGVTFVGPSADAMRQLGDKIGAKLLAEEVGVPVAPWSRGPVDTLDAALAAAQRIGYPLMLKATAGGGGRGIRVVRDAAELADAYERTSQEAARAFGSGVVFLERLVTGARHVEVQVIADGQGTAWALGVRDCSVQRRNQKVIEESASPVLDREQTAELKASAERLAVAVGYRGAATVEFLYHPGDRLFAFLEVNTRLQVEHPITEATTGFDLVKAQLHVAGGGRLTGEPPLERGHAVEARLNAEDPDRDFAPSPGRIARLDLPAGPGIRVDTGVSEGDTIPADFDSMIAKIIAYGRDRDEALGRLRRAMANTTVVIEGGATNKSFVLDLLDQPEVIDASADTGWIDRVRGEGRLVSHRHSAVALAAAAIEAYEEEEQAERQRLLATAAGGRPQVQHAGGRPLDLKLRGVGYRLRVARVGAHRFRVGIEAGGDVRTADVEVDRFDRHTGQIAVNGARYRLLTGTHGPVHLVEVDGVTHRISRDEGGVLRSPMPALVVATPVEVGAEVDAGAPVLVLEAMKMETVLRAPFRARLKECGVAVGSQVEAGAPLLRLEPVTDGSAEATAEPTPAVELDLPAVPADVPAAGRSRRGLEDLRALLLGFDVDPHDDRRVLDDYLVARRAATEAGGRPLAEELDLVTVFADLAELSRNRPTGEDGGDGHLHSAREYLHTYLQSLDVERAGLPASFQARLAKALGHHGVTDLERSPALEAAVFRIFLALQRASADAGVVAALLRAWLREPGPDDTLREPAGLALERLIAATQVRFPVVADLARGVVFAWFAQPLLRRNRARVYARVRAHLRHLDAQPDTPDRAERVAEMVRSTEPLVRLLGQRLVRADRDNTVLLEVLTRRYYGNRALTAVGTRTVAGCAFVVAERAGSSVVSTAVTFDALGGALRGLAELAAGEEALDADVYLAWENQPEDFDAMAAALAEVIAAHPLPPQVRRLTTTVAGRAGAVMHHHFTFRPSDAGMVEERLIRGLHPYIAQRMQLERLHRFDLTRLPSLDEEVYLFQCVARENPADQRLVAFAQVRDLTALRDQDGRLVALPTTEDTVAACLDSIRRAQSRRPSKARFPTNRIVVYVWPPSELTREEMELIAGRVRPTTAGAGLEEILFIARQRDRATGELTKMAVRISFDATGGAALSIGEPPVDEIEPLDDYRLKVLRASSRNTVYPYELTGLLGDFVEHDLDAAHALVPVDRPKGRNSAAIVAGVVSTPTARHPQGVTRVVLLGDPTKSLGALSEPECRRVIAALDLAQRMGVPLEWYALSAGARISMTSGTENMDWVAAALKRIVEFTQAGGEINIVVAGINVGAQPYWNAEATMLMHTKGVLVMTPDSAMVLTGKQSLDFSGGVSAEDNFGIGGYDRVMGPNGQAQYWAPDLPAARDVLMAHYAHTYVAPGEDAPRRTDTTDPVDRDISAFPHTLAGSDFSTVGEIFSARANPDRKKPFDIRTVMRALADQDHPVLERWAGMADAETAVVQDVHLGGIPVCLLGIESRSVPRRGFPPTDGPDTYTAGTLFPRSSKKAARAINAASGNRPLVVLANLSGFDGSPESMRKLQLEYGAEIGRAIVNFRGPIVFCVISRYHGGAFVVFSKALNPQMTVLALEGSFASVLGGAPAAAVVFAGEVDARTAADPRVREAETRVAAATGADRAALTAELDELRSSVRAEKLGEVATEFDRVHDIRRAVEVGSVDAVVSAAQLRPRVIEAIESRLG, encoded by the coding sequence GTGTTCAGCCGTATCGCCATCGTCAACCGTGGTGAGGCCGCCATGCGGCTCATCCACGCGGTCCGAGAGCTGGCTGCGGAGACCGGCGCCCGCATCGAGACCGTCGCCCTGCACACCGACGTCGACCGCACCGCCACGTTCGTGCGCGAGGCGGACGTGGCGTACGAGATCGGGCCGGCCTCGGCCCGACCGTACCTGGACCTGGCCCGGCTGGAGCGCGCCCTGGTGGCGACCCGGGCCGACGCCGCCTGGGTCGGCTGGGGCTTCGTCGCCGAGGACCCGGCGTTCGCGGAGCTGTGCGAGAAGATCGGGGTCACCTTCGTCGGGCCGAGCGCGGACGCCATGCGCCAGCTCGGCGACAAGATCGGCGCGAAGCTGCTCGCCGAGGAGGTCGGCGTGCCGGTCGCGCCGTGGAGCCGCGGCCCGGTCGACACGCTCGACGCGGCGCTGGCGGCGGCGCAGCGGATCGGCTACCCGCTGATGCTCAAGGCGACCGCCGGTGGCGGCGGGCGGGGCATCCGGGTGGTCCGGGACGCCGCCGAGCTCGCCGACGCGTACGAGCGCACCAGCCAGGAGGCGGCGCGGGCGTTCGGCAGCGGGGTGGTGTTCCTGGAGCGCCTGGTCACCGGCGCCCGGCACGTCGAGGTCCAGGTGATCGCCGACGGCCAGGGCACCGCGTGGGCGCTCGGGGTGCGCGACTGCTCGGTGCAGCGGCGCAACCAGAAGGTCATCGAGGAGTCGGCGTCGCCGGTGCTCGACCGGGAGCAGACGGCCGAGCTGAAGGCGTCGGCGGAGCGGCTGGCGGTGGCGGTCGGCTACCGGGGCGCGGCGACCGTCGAGTTCCTCTACCACCCCGGCGACCGGCTCTTCGCGTTCCTGGAGGTCAACACCCGGCTGCAGGTCGAGCACCCGATCACCGAGGCGACCACCGGCTTCGACCTGGTCAAGGCGCAGCTGCACGTGGCCGGCGGCGGCCGGCTCACCGGCGAGCCGCCCCTCGAGCGCGGTCACGCCGTCGAGGCCCGGCTCAACGCCGAGGACCCGGACCGCGACTTCGCCCCCTCGCCGGGGCGGATCGCCCGGCTGGACCTGCCCGCCGGGCCGGGCATCCGGGTGGACACCGGGGTCAGCGAGGGCGACACCATCCCGGCCGACTTCGACTCGATGATCGCCAAGATCATCGCGTACGGCCGGGACCGCGACGAGGCCCTGGGCCGGCTGCGCCGGGCGATGGCGAACACCACGGTGGTCATCGAGGGCGGCGCGACCAACAAGAGCTTCGTGCTCGACCTGCTCGACCAGCCCGAGGTGATCGACGCCAGCGCCGACACCGGCTGGATCGACCGGGTCCGCGGCGAGGGACGGCTCGTCTCGCACCGGCACTCCGCCGTCGCGCTGGCGGCCGCCGCGATCGAGGCGTACGAGGAGGAGGAGCAGGCCGAGCGGCAGCGGCTGCTCGCCACGGCGGCCGGCGGCCGGCCCCAGGTGCAGCACGCCGGTGGCCGGCCGCTGGACCTCAAGCTGCGCGGTGTCGGCTACCGGCTGCGGGTGGCCCGGGTCGGCGCGCACCGGTTCCGGGTCGGCATCGAGGCGGGTGGCGACGTCCGCACCGCCGACGTCGAGGTGGACCGCTTCGACCGGCACACCGGACAGATCGCCGTCAACGGCGCCCGCTACCGGCTGCTCACCGGCACCCACGGGCCCGTGCACCTGGTCGAGGTCGACGGGGTGACCCACCGGATCAGCCGCGACGAGGGCGGCGTGCTCCGCTCCCCGATGCCCGCGCTGGTCGTCGCCACGCCGGTGGAGGTCGGCGCGGAGGTCGACGCGGGCGCGCCGGTGCTGGTGCTGGAAGCGATGAAGATGGAGACGGTGCTGCGGGCGCCGTTCCGGGCCCGGCTCAAGGAGTGCGGGGTCGCGGTCGGCAGCCAGGTGGAGGCCGGCGCGCCGCTGTTGCGGCTGGAGCCGGTCACCGACGGCAGCGCCGAGGCCACCGCCGAGCCGACGCCCGCCGTCGAGCTGGACCTGCCCGCGGTCCCCGCCGACGTGCCGGCGGCCGGCCGCAGCCGGCGCGGCCTGGAGGATCTGCGCGCCCTGCTGCTCGGCTTCGACGTCGACCCGCACGACGACCGCCGGGTGCTCGACGACTACCTGGTCGCGCGGCGGGCGGCGACCGAGGCGGGCGGCCGGCCGCTGGCCGAGGAACTCGACCTGGTAACGGTCTTCGCCGACCTCGCCGAGCTGAGCCGCAACCGGCCCACCGGCGAGGACGGCGGCGACGGCCACCTGCACAGCGCCCGCGAGTACCTGCACACCTACCTGCAGAGCCTCGACGTCGAGCGGGCCGGGCTGCCGGCCTCGTTCCAGGCCCGGCTGGCCAAGGCGCTCGGGCACCACGGGGTCACCGACCTGGAGCGCTCCCCCGCGCTCGAGGCCGCCGTGTTCCGGATCTTCCTGGCCCTGCAGCGGGCGTCCGCCGACGCCGGGGTGGTCGCCGCGCTGCTGCGCGCCTGGCTGCGTGAGCCCGGGCCGGACGACACCCTGCGCGAGCCCGCCGGTCTGGCGCTGGAGCGGCTGATCGCCGCGACGCAGGTCCGCTTCCCGGTCGTCGCCGACCTGGCCCGGGGCGTGGTCTTCGCCTGGTTCGCCCAGCCGTTGCTGCGCCGCAACCGGGCCCGCGTGTACGCCCGGGTCCGGGCGCACCTGCGCCACCTCGACGCGCAGCCGGACACCCCGGACCGCGCGGAGCGGGTCGCCGAGATGGTCCGCAGCACCGAGCCCCTGGTCCGGCTGCTCGGGCAGCGGCTGGTCCGCGCCGACCGGGACAACACGGTGCTGCTGGAGGTGCTGACCCGGCGCTACTACGGCAACAGGGCGCTCACCGCCGTCGGCACCCGGACGGTCGCCGGCTGCGCGTTCGTGGTGGCCGAGCGGGCCGGGTCGAGCGTGGTCTCGACCGCGGTGACCTTCGACGCGCTGGGTGGCGCGCTGCGCGGGCTCGCCGAGCTGGCCGCCGGCGAGGAGGCGCTCGACGCCGACGTCTACCTCGCCTGGGAGAACCAGCCGGAGGACTTCGACGCGATGGCCGCCGCACTGGCCGAGGTGATCGCCGCGCACCCGCTGCCGCCGCAGGTCCGCCGGCTCACCACCACCGTCGCGGGCCGCGCCGGCGCGGTGATGCACCACCACTTCACGTTCCGCCCGTCGGACGCCGGGATGGTCGAGGAGCGGCTGATCCGCGGGCTGCACCCGTACATCGCGCAGCGGATGCAGCTGGAGCGGCTGCACCGGTTCGACCTGACCCGGCTGCCGTCGTTGGACGAGGAGGTCTACCTCTTCCAGTGCGTGGCCCGGGAGAACCCGGCCGACCAGCGCCTGGTCGCGTTCGCGCAGGTCCGCGACCTGACCGCGCTGCGCGACCAGGACGGCCGGCTGGTCGCCCTGCCGACCACCGAGGACACCGTCGCGGCCTGCCTCGACTCGATCCGCCGGGCCCAGTCCCGGCGACCGTCCAAGGCCCGCTTCCCCACCAACCGGATCGTGGTCTACGTCTGGCCGCCCAGCGAGCTGACCCGGGAGGAGATGGAGCTGATCGCCGGGCGGGTCCGCCCGACGACCGCAGGGGCCGGCCTGGAGGAGATCCTCTTCATCGCCCGGCAGCGCGACCGGGCGACCGGCGAGCTGACCAAGATGGCGGTCCGGATCTCCTTCGACGCCACCGGCGGGGCGGCGCTGAGCATCGGCGAGCCCCCGGTCGACGAGATCGAGCCGCTGGACGACTACCGGCTGAAGGTGCTGCGGGCCAGCAGCCGCAACACCGTGTACCCGTACGAGCTGACCGGGCTGCTCGGCGACTTCGTCGAGCACGACCTGGACGCCGCGCACGCGCTGGTGCCGGTCGACCGGCCCAAGGGGCGCAACAGCGCGGCGATCGTGGCCGGCGTGGTCAGCACGCCGACCGCGCGGCACCCGCAGGGCGTCACCCGGGTGGTGCTGCTCGGTGACCCGACGAAGTCGCTGGGCGCGCTGTCCGAGCCGGAGTGCCGGCGGGTGATCGCCGCGCTGGACCTGGCGCAGCGGATGGGGGTGCCGCTGGAGTGGTACGCGCTCTCCGCCGGGGCCCGGATCTCGATGACCTCGGGCACCGAGAACATGGACTGGGTGGCCGCCGCGCTCAAGCGGATCGTGGAGTTCACCCAGGCCGGCGGTGAGATCAACATCGTGGTGGCGGGCATCAACGTCGGCGCGCAGCCGTACTGGAACGCCGAGGCGACGATGCTCATGCACACCAAGGGTGTGCTGGTGATGACGCCGGACTCGGCGATGGTGCTGACCGGCAAGCAGTCGCTGGACTTCTCCGGCGGAGTCTCCGCCGAGGACAACTTCGGCATCGGCGGCTACGACCGGGTGATGGGCCCGAACGGGCAGGCGCAGTACTGGGCGCCGGACCTGCCGGCCGCCCGGGACGTGCTGATGGCGCACTACGCGCACACGTACGTCGCGCCCGGGGAGGACGCGCCCCGGCGCACGGACACCACCGACCCGGTCGACCGGGACATCTCCGCCTTCCCGCACACCCTGGCCGGCAGCGACTTCAGCACGGTGGGCGAGATCTTCTCCGCCCGGGCCAACCCGGACCGGAAGAAGCCGTTCGACATCCGCACCGTGATGCGGGCGCTCGCCGACCAGGACCACCCGGTGCTGGAGCGCTGGGCGGGCATGGCCGACGCGGAGACCGCGGTGGTGCAGGACGTGCACCTCGGCGGGATCCCGGTCTGCCTGCTCGGCATCGAGTCCCGGTCGGTGCCCCGGCGCGGCTTCCCGCCCACCGACGGCCCGGACACCTACACCGCGGGCACGCTCTTCCCGCGCTCGTCGAAGAAGGCCGCCCGGGCCATCAACGCGGCCAGCGGCAACCGCCCGCTGGTGGTGCTGGCGAACCTGTCCGGCTTCGACGGCTCGCCCGAGTCGATGCGCAAGCTGCAACTGGAGTACGGCGCCGAGATCGGCCGGGCGATCGTGAACTTCCGCGGTCCCATCGTGTTCTGCGTGATCTCGCGCTACCACGGCGGCGCGTTCGTGGTCTTCTCCAAGGCGCTCAACCCGCAGATGACGGTGCTGGCGCTGGAGGGCTCGTTCGCCTCCGTGCTCGGCGGCGCGCCGGCCGCCGCGGTGGTGTTCGCCGGCGAGGTGGACGCCCGCACCGCCGCCGACCCCCGGGTGCGGGAGGCGGAGACGCGGGTCGCGGCCGCGACCGGCGCCGACCGCGCCGCGCTCACCGCCGAACTCGACGAACTGCGCTCCTCGGTACGCGCGGAGAAGCTCGGCGAGGTGGCCACCGAGTTCGACCGGGTGCACGACATCCGGCGGGCCGTGGAGGTGGGCTCGGTGGACGCGGTGGTCAGCGCCGCCCAGCTGCGGCCGCGGGTCATCGAGGCGATCGAGTCCCGGTTGGGCTGA